The stretch of DNA TATTAAGAAGAAGGCTAGGTTATAAGAATTAAGAAAGCTAACTCAGTTCCTGATTAAACCATTTAATGGCAATAGTAAAAGTATTATCTCAACTTTATCCAGACAGGAATAGAAAATCatagctttcatttggaaggccTTAAATCATAATAGGACTTACATTGTCTTTCTGTGATTGGTGATTTTTTCGGTTAATACTTAGCCATGAAAAACATGGCCAACTCTGTACATTTTTTCATCTTCCTTTATTCCTTTTCCAGTGAACAAGACCAAAATATACTATGGGTTACTAAAAGAACCAGAGTTGCCAAATCTTGctatggaagaggaagaaggggaagaggaaggggacaaaccaaagaagaagaaacctaAAAAGGATTCTCTGCAGAAGAGCAAGAAGAATGACCCAAATGCCCCACAGAGCAATAGGATACCATTGCCAGAACTGTAAGTTCTGAGTGTTTgatgatgtttatttatatttttactgacttatttattaattaattttttaaatttttataataactgatctcttctctctgtacaTTTTGTTATCTATGCtaacttctttcagatgaacagCATATTCTTTGGTACCTAGAGTTCTAAGTCATGGCCCCTTTAGGCTTGTCTTATATGAAAGATGTTTATCTtttgaacaatataataataataatagcataggAAAATCATCAACTTGTTACACACAAGGAACCAAAGCTGACATTTCTTGATGCATCTCTATGCCATGTAATATTTCCGCGTCTTTCGTTTTCAGTATTTTGTAAACCATTGTTCCTCTGAAGTTCTTGagattaattgttatttttagatgtccAGATTGAACCATGCTTCTTAGTAATCCTGGGAATTCTAAATGCATACTTTTGCCGAGTGCTTAAATTTTTTCCAGTTAAATATAAGATGTTCTGTCTGAAAACTGCTACATTGgattgataataaattttatatgttgAGTATCCTTAATCTGTAGAAAATATCCAAGTTGAAATAGTATAATAGGTTAACCAACCCATGACCAGACAGTTCAGACTTCCTACATTACTCAGATCTTAATGCTAAGTAGGTGCTGTGTTCAAGTAGAGCATAACTTTGTGATTAGTTTGCCTAgctgtttattattgtattttatcttttttacactGAATCTAGGAGTCAAGGGTAatgcctctcttttttttttatttcgagatACAGCAGCACCTCAACTTGACAGATGCTTTGTGACTATAGCTAAAAATTACCACACCTAAAATGGcagtagtatataaaaaataattataattcagtAACTGATAAGTACAGAAATATGCTAAGTTGAGGTCCATTTAGTTGAAGTGTTACTTTTGGTATTTTATTTTCACAGTTTCTGTTGGCACAGCATGACAAAATTTACTCAAGTTACTTTATTACAAGGAAATGTGTACAGTGTTACTGATAATTGGAGCTGAACTTTTCCTATAGAAATGTTATtgtcacgtttttttttcttcaaatttcagACGGGATATTGATAAGCTAGAAAAGGCCAAGGCCTTTCGTGATCAGCAGAAGAGAGTCAATCTGACTAAGGACATACTTCCCTCTATATGTTTCTTCACATTTTTAAATGCAAGTGGGAAGTAAGTACAGTATGTATGTTTTAAAGTGGAAAACGTGTAGTGttccccgtattcacgggggatgcaaatagctagaacccgcaaatagttgaaacccctatacaAACACTTGAAACTGcctattatttgagatgaatcttacctactgttaaatttagctctATTTCCCCGCcaattaggcgagtcggcattcaaacaaaaaaaattgaatggctgcccggatgactgtctagtttacctgttctccaccaggtgtgttttgaatgttttagctcttgtcagaattctccttgccgccattgtCGCGAGGCGATTGTttgtattctatgaagtttggctgttttacaccagtttacggtattgtaatttcattttcgtagggtatcttccaccggaagcaaaACCTATAAcctcaggctatgtaggaatgctttggtgtaaccaggatggtgaactggaagttgatcaacattcctttgtactggcAGTGGTACAGAGTGATTTTGGAACTACtcgatgtgaagaatgtagggaattgttctgagaatttatgcctgaatatgtcagatataggaaagaatGGGACTAatagattgcgaaagcaattagttagatcaggacttaaacctgtcaggctatccctacttagactaggcattttagtaggctagtattgacttccattgtagctccgccttttgctccccattcggttcaggaaagcgtaacgagaagttaagaacattaacctatttttagttctaatacaatttAAACTTAGTTTGTGACGGGAACGTTCCAAATCCCTCCAGTGTGCGCTCATTTTCACgctccctgttagaagtaaggtgttggtgccctcgtctgtacgtagcccgcgcctaggactgccctgcgacagttggaaacgtccgctgccagggaaccgggtcggtTCTTGGGATgatgggattctgtgccctccaatacctacttcgcccttttTCATGGTCTGAATTTCGTTTAAAGCTTTCGCCGAAAGACCGTTTAAGAGTTCACATAAGGATAATTTCAGTAAGCGTTAATGCTCGCTCCGTAGGTGCATTCTgtcgtcttcaacacctagtttgaggtgttagcatgcataggcttaataatatatgatataggtatagacattttattgagatgataatgtatctgtagtCAGTTTTACAAGTTTAGATATGTCGACTCggtcgactgtttatctctcatgttttggttattctaaattcttgtatgctaccatattcctttttcttcgcagcaaatctcttactactgcttcgattaatgtttctctttcaagtctacactgtctgtagtatctaaagCTCTCGCTgagttagatattctagcttcagagatttctaacttagtttcatataggaatgccTTCAAGTATGTACGATCGCTTTCGGACTAGGCGGGGGTGTTGTAACTCCTCTCTCACCACCTCCCACTTTTGgcacctcattctctctctccctctgtcgagTGTTGACTCGTGCGGACTGCGGACCAGGGTTCCCAGACGTACGGTAATTATCGTACGAGTACGTTAATTTGACCCTCTGTACGAaacgattattaatcaaaatacgatGATTGGAAGTTATTTGGTACGATAATTTGTTCTGATACATCTGGGTACCCTGCGGTGGACATTGTTGACTTGTCTCGTGTGAACGCAGTGGACTCGTGCAGAGTGCAGACTTGACCGAGTCCCAAGTCGCTTAACTGTCCTGCTCTCATTGAGTCGTGGTGGATGCgatacagcactcagctgctgtcacctcttatcgaCGAGTGTCGTTTTTTGTCGCCAagggttgcggagaaagagcaatcctttaagctctttgtttacctcctgtcggcaGCTGTCCCCTCCCGTCGCCCGCTGATGaaagaagagtttgaatggagttgTTGGAGGAACTCATTTGGGCCAGTCGGCATTTGTTGCCACACTATgccttgctgtatcctcattttgttgaggatagaGGTCACATTGAGAATATATCTTAATTGTCTTAGCGTATTTTGGCGCACTAAATATTTGAGAAGAGAACCAACGCTTTCTCCAATTTGAGAGCATTTCGTATCTTTTCTCGTCCTCGGACACAATTTCCCTttgtctgccttggcttgtcaTCTTGTCTTTTAAAGTCACGGAGAGCTGAAGGCCGACTTTTGCTGTACaacgcttattggtcctttaaccatCTTTAATAGAAggttcgctttctctctctttcctgtgggaaatgaactcgagactgacagacatgctgatggattttcagtctaccttgagttattaccttttatctaCGTTGTGTCGTCTTTGCGACTTCTTAAGAGAGGTGGAGACGCCAACCCAGCGGGAGTTTTTAGCAGGGAAACAAGTAACTCATGTCTGATGATGCAGGGTAATGTCCTTATGCTTATACTCACtctgtttggaagaagtgagaacactttcgcttcctgtctgattatgcagctcgggactatctattggtagtcttattttatacctttcgggggtaagtgcaaatttaggttctgggatatggagagttgcaacctcctaacatccatggagagacttgggaccagtatgttatatggtggagacggtgaagggcagtgtgattatttttggttgtcctccactggtttaatctccctcttatagcttcccttgtcagcagaaatctctcataagtctcttttagtaggagattgtatatagagggaatgatggtctaAGGGTAATTCTTTAGCAAGacacccataagtaattggagatattcttggacatttggagactgaataacagtaagtgtctgcccatatacttgttggttttttgtatgacacttacctggcaggtatatatatacaggtactatcctacttacaaccaagtttggttccgacccactggttgtaagtcagaatggatgtaagtcgaaccttagaaagtggccaacatactgggtagggtatactatcaaacctttgctatataaaagtgcctacttagcactgtaatgtaatgtacaatcattatttcaatctttttaccataatatacttctactaatacattttaatcatttatgtaatagtatatattacgtacaatcgggcattgagttacaatggggttaggttcttgcatgcatttcagaagtcgattcttacgtaaattggtttgcaattcagtctacagtacagtcgGATAGTACtgtagctatattctctgtcgcactggcagaaattttcaaaactcgctgCAACCGCTAGTTTaccggtagttcaggtgatcgccaccctgTTCCCGTGGTGCTGGcgcttggaaccattcccattttcatcagattttctctgccagccgaaccttcaacatcgttgtgggttccCTGCTAGATTTTCGATCTCGTTTGCCGACTTTTCGCTGCTTTTGGACTGCTGTATTGGTATCGTATtgtgtttagagtgtgtgtgaaagaagggtgtaaagtTAGGCTACCAAAATCTTctgtagaccctcacactgtgtgTAAAGGGTAGAGAatttgtgtgtacttgggagaataagTGCAATGAGTGTGAGAATTTGATTGAGAGTGGAAAACTCCCACTAAGTATGTTGAACGATTGGAGAAAGATCTTATTAGGAGATCAGTGTCTCGGAGTGAAAGATCTGGTTCTTCTAGCAAAGCTGTGAATGAATCTGTTACTGTTCCTTCTCCAGTTCCTTCTCAAGTAGAACCTGTAGCACCTTCTCCCCAGGTTTCTCCTGCACCCGCTGCTGTATCTGATGAGATGAAGAACTCCCAATATGTGAATGTGTTTGCTGCCCTTGCTTCGATGGGCAATCAGATTCAGCGATTAACTGATCAAGTGGGTGTAATTAATGTTGttagtgacagtgttgtggagggggcggccgaccgtctctctcgtgctcctagacttagaccgcttccaagctcccagacccaagggagaaggaaagtcaatagtcgaagggaggcgagaggggttttcACACGGTCAGTCGTCCctttcaggcagtcctgttgttgcgtcccaggctgcagcagtatgCCAAAGAAAAGGCGTTACTGGGAAGtgtttgtcctcctccgataGCTCTTCGTCATGTAGGAAATGGCGCCATTCGGAGGAATCGCGTCCCCTCAAGAGGACATGGAGACCACCCTGTCTCAGGATGCACGTCGCTCTGCTCAGGAAAGATGGAGTAGTCCCGAACTTTTTTCGTCTAGTTCGGATGAGGACGCAATCCCCgtcaagaggaagagaagaaatctTTCAAGAGAGGACGCAGGATGATCGTTTGGTGGCTTTTCTCCAGTTAGAGATTCTCCCCCTTTGTCGTGTGTTCGTTTCCCTTTCTCCTATCCGTCTCGTAGACCTCAGGACCGCTCGCCTCATCGTCGCAGTACGTCCCGTCTTTGTTCTCCTCCGTCTCGTTTGATCCTTCAGGAAGTGGATCCTACTAAGAACTTTTTGAAGGATATGCAGGCTAAGTTGGCTGATCTTGTCAAGTCTTGGGAAACACCCGATCAGTCTTCCTCCAGATGTAAAGACGAGTTTCTTCCCgtcaagtcctccaagaggacgcaggacaagAATTTGCCGCCTCCCTCTCGCCCTTCAAAGTCTTGGGAAACAGAACGCAGTTTTCCGTCGAAGTCAGATGGCCGCTCAACAGCACAGGACGCAAGAGGAAACGAGAAGAACGTCGGATGGACGCAACTCGCTCGTTGGACGCAAGACGCAGATGGCAGAACTTCGACCTTGCCTCCTCTCGACCAGACCAGGACGTATTTCGTCAGGACGCAATCCCTCAGACTCATTCCAGCAAGCAAATCTTGGAGTTGCCTCAGGATTTGAGAGATTTTCGTGGAGGATGATTTGGCGGACTCTGCTTTTAGTCTGGATCAGGATTTGGGCATCTAGGATATTTCTTCAGCGGaagaggaagttgaagactttgtttctgacgaAGAGAAACATGCTAAAGCTCCATCATCGGACTATAAGAGACTGACGACTTGCCTCCTGTCTCTGTTCGAGGGGGAGTTTCAACCTACAGCCCCGTTGTCTCCCCTTTCGCAGTACACTAGGACCAAAACCCCAAAGAagtcctccttcttgaagatgacactcTCCATCACGGCCAAGAAAGCTCTTCACCGTGTTAACgcttggttgaaggaaaagagggaagcaggtaagactttttttttttgcttccctcCAGCCAAGTTGGCGTCGAAGTCGGGTGTgtggtatgctacgggggaaagtcttggcctgggagttcctgcctcctcccagggggacttctccaatATCGTCGACAGTGCTCGTAGACATTCCTTACTCTTGGCCAAGATTTGGTGGACCTCTTTGGAGTTTGACCATCTGCTGAAGGGTATTTATCGTACCTTTGAAGTATTCAACTTCCTCGACTGGTTTTTGGGGGCTTTGCTTGTACCTTGTAAGGTAAAGGCTCTTCTGAGATGGAAGTTCCTAGGAGTAttatgtcctgtatggacaaggccctGAGAGATGGGGCGAACGAGCTAGCATCCCTCTTTACGGCAGGGGTCCTGAAGAAGAGGACCCTGCTGTGCTCGTTTGCAGCCAAGGGAGTGTCGAACTCTCAGAAGGCCGAGTTGGTTTTCTCCCCACTCTCAGGGCAACTTTTTCCATCGGAGATCATTAAGGACATCTCCCTTTCGCTTACtcagaaggcaactcaggaccttcTGACTTCGTTAGTGAGGAAGTACTTTCCGGCCAAGCTTGTGAAGAAGACACCAAAGGAGTCAAGACcgactcagcagccctttcggggtagacCGTTCTCTCGCCCCTCCTTTAGAGGAAAAAGAATGCCTGCTAAAAGAGGGTTGAAACCTACAAACAATAATGATTCtcaagtcctccagactacagttggggccagactcctgggattttgggaagtttggcgaAGAAGGAGAGCAGATTCCTGATCCGTCAGTGTAGCCcaggaaggttacaagatccccttcctgaATAAGCCACCTCTTACCACCTCTCCAAGAGCCCTTAGGGCTCATTACAACGACTTAGAGAAGAAAGAGGCACTGTGGGAGCAAGTCTTCACCATGCTCAGCAAAGgggccatagaacctgttctggaccaCTCGtcaccagggttttacaaccgtcttttccTGGTGCCGAAATCTTCGGGTGGATGGAGGCCAGTACTACTGGATGTGAGCCATCTGAACTTGTTCATGAAGAAGACCAGGTTTACGATGGAAATGAACGAATCCGTGCTGGGAGCGGTgcatccaggggactggatggtgaccctggaccTTCAAGGTGCATATTTCCATATTCCCATCCATCCGAGATACAGGAAGTACCTAAggtttgtgatccagaacagggtctttcaattcagggccctTTGCTTCGGGCTTTGCACAGCGCCACAGGTTTTCACGAGGATTATGTTGAATGTGGCAAGGTGGCTTCACCTATTGGGGATCAGAGCCTCactctacctagacgattggctgataagatcccagtcgagataacaatgtctggaggacttgaaattGACCTTAAGTTTGACGAAGGA from Macrobrachium nipponense isolate FS-2020 chromosome 48, ASM1510439v2, whole genome shotgun sequence encodes:
- the LOC135204939 gene encoding transcription initiation factor TFIID subunit 5-like, whose product is MSRDSFSHLKRYLTERGGGPVSRIINDRLYLYVYEGVPRTRSQVLATAGAQEGEAPKQVNKTKIYYGLLKEPELPNLAMEEEEGEEEGDKPKKKKPKKDSLQKSKKNDPNAPQSNRIPLPELRDIDKLEKAKAFRDQQKRVNLTKDILPSICFFTFLNASGK